The Synechocystis sp. PCC 7509 genome includes a window with the following:
- a CDS encoding restriction endonuclease subunit S: MVTFPKYESYKDSGVEWLGEIPSHWDIKKLKFCCANNASTLREDTDPQLQIRYIDIGAVSQGKIEKVEHHFFKDAPSRARRLAKQGDTIVSTVRTYLKAISYIKKEYADCVFSTGFSVLSPNNFFDNKFFSYLLQSEPFIDEVVRYSKGVSFPAITALELSNFSIAIPLLNEQNRIVEFLDRKAAEIDQAIDQKQRLIELLQEQKAILINQAVTKGLDPNVPMCDRGVGWLGEIPSHWDVKKLKFCCRNNARTLREDTDPQLQIRYIDIGSVSQGEIEKVEHHFFKDAPSRARRLAKQGDTIVSTVRTYLKAISYIKEEYADCVFSTGFSVLSPNNFFDNKFFSYLLQSELFVDEVVRHSKGVSFPAITSLELSNFSIAIPLLNEQNRIVKFIDRKTSEIDQAIAHEQRFIKLLQEQKTILISQAVTGKIKV; this comes from the coding sequence ATGGTGACTTTTCCCAAGTATGAAAGTTACAAAGATAGTGGGGTTGAGTGGTTGGGAGAAATCCCTAGCCATTGGGATATAAAAAAACTTAAGTTCTGCTGTGCAAACAATGCAAGCACCCTTCGGGAAGATACTGATCCACAACTTCAGATTCGTTACATAGATATTGGGGCTGTATCTCAAGGGAAAATTGAAAAAGTAGAACATCACTTTTTTAAAGATGCTCCGTCAAGAGCTAGAAGATTGGCAAAACAAGGAGATACAATAGTTTCGACTGTTCGTACATACCTAAAAGCAATCTCCTATATAAAAAAAGAATATGCTGATTGCGTGTTCTCAACTGGATTCTCTGTGCTGAGTCCTAACAATTTTTTTGATAATAAGTTTTTTAGTTACCTACTACAATCAGAGCCATTTATAGATGAAGTTGTAAGGTACTCAAAAGGCGTAAGTTTCCCTGCTATTACTGCTTTAGAACTCAGTAATTTTTCTATTGCGATCCCCCTCCTCAACGAACAAAACAGGATTGTTGAATTTCTTGATCGCAAAGCCGCCGAAATTGACCAAGCGATCGACCAAAAACAGCGCCTCATCGAACTCCTACAAGAACAAAAAGCTATTCTGATTAATCAAGCTGTCACCAAAGGTTTAGACCCAAATGTTCCTATGTGCGATCGGGGTGTTGGGTGGCTTGGTGAAATCCCTAGCCACTGGGATGTTAAAAAACTTAAGTTTTGCTGTAGAAACAATGCACGTACTCTCCGAGAAGATACCGATCCACAACTCCAAATTCGTTACATAGATATTGGGTCTGTATCCCAAGGTGAAATTGAAAAAGTGGAACATCACTTTTTTAAAGATGCTCCGTCAAGAGCTAGAAGATTGGCAAAACAAGGAGATACAATAGTTTCAACTGTTCGTACATACCTAAAAGCAATCTCCTATATAAAAGAAGAATATGCTGATTGCGTGTTCTCAACTGGATTCTCTGTATTGAGTCCTAACAATTTTTTTGATAATAAATTTTTCAGCTACTTACTACAATCAGAGCTATTTGTAGATGAAGTTGTAAGGCACTCAAAAGGCGTAAGTTTTCCCGCTATTACTTCTTTGGAACTCAGCAATTTTTCTATTGCGATCCCTCTCCTCAACGAACAAAACAGAATTGTTAAATTTATTGATCGCAAAACTTCCGAAATTGACCAAGCGATCGCCCATGAACAGCGCTTTATTAAACTACTGCAAGAACAAAAAACTATTTTAATCTCTCAAGCTGTAACTGGAAAAATTAAAGTTTAG
- a CDS encoding Uma2 family endonuclease — protein MVQTPLINQPSTDQRLVYGGITWQHFKLIQAGFAESPGVRLSYYNGEIEIIMPGREHEFFKTIIGMLLELFCIEMAIEFDPTGSMTQEREGEVSAEADESYCFGESKPTPDLVIEVVFHSGNSKKLQRYQALNVPEVWLWQDGLFSLYYLRDNSYEQISRSEISQLATLDIDLLTRCVLIAQTSRLEAATTFRNALKPN, from the coding sequence ATGGTACAAACTCCCCTTATTAACCAACCCTCCACCGATCAGCGCCTCGTTTATGGGGGTATTACCTGGCAACATTTTAAGCTGATTCAAGCAGGTTTTGCCGAGTCTCCAGGGGTCAGACTATCCTACTACAACGGCGAAATCGAAATTATTATGCCGGGACGCGAACACGAATTTTTTAAAACCATCATTGGGATGCTGCTCGAATTATTCTGTATAGAGATGGCAATCGAATTTGATCCTACAGGTTCAATGACGCAAGAGCGAGAAGGGGAAGTCTCAGCCGAGGCGGATGAATCTTACTGTTTTGGAGAATCAAAGCCAACCCCCGATTTAGTAATCGAAGTAGTTTTTCATAGCGGTAATTCCAAAAAACTCCAGCGATATCAGGCGCTTAATGTCCCTGAAGTATGGTTATGGCAAGATGGGCTATTTAGCCTTTATTATTTGCGAGATAATAGCTACGAACAGATTTCCCGCAGCGAGATTTCACAACTTGCAACCCTCGATATAGATTTGCTTACCCGTTGCGTATTAATTGCCCAAACGTCTCGATTAGAAGCCGCCACCACCTTTCGCAACGCCCTGAAGCCTAATTAA
- the asnS gene encoding asparagine--tRNA ligase, which translates to MTRSIADILKNGQPEAELTIKGWVRTKRDLKGFAFIEVNDGSSLANLQVVLNSQMPDYEDLLKRLNTGASVEVTGKLVPSQGKGQRIELQATTATVYGEADVDTYPLQKKRHSFEFLRTIGHLRSRTNSFGAVFRVRNACATAIHQFFQQRGFLWVHTPIITSSDCEGAGELFTVTNLDLKKVPLTDKQEVDYSQDFFGKPAYLTVSGQLEAEIMAMAFSNVYTFAPTFRAENSNTSRHLAEFWMVEPEMAFCNLQGDMDLAEAFLKHVFKYVMETCPEDMEFFNDRIDKTVLETAQNIIDNEFERLTYTDAVSLLEKAPVTFEYPVSWGLDLQSEHERYLAEQLFKKPAIVTDYPVGIKAFYMRLNDDQKTVSAMDILAPKIGEIIGGSQREERLDVLEQRMRNQGLNPEDLWWYLDLRRYGTVPHAGFGLGFERLVQFMTGMANIRDVIPFPRTPLSAEF; encoded by the coding sequence ATGACGAGAAGTATTGCAGATATATTAAAAAACGGTCAGCCAGAAGCAGAATTAACTATCAAAGGCTGGGTACGCACCAAGCGCGATTTAAAAGGATTTGCCTTTATTGAAGTAAATGATGGCTCGTCTTTAGCTAATTTGCAAGTGGTGCTAAATTCGCAAATGCCCGATTACGAGGATTTGTTAAAGCGGCTCAATACCGGGGCTTCAGTAGAAGTTACGGGGAAATTAGTTCCATCACAAGGCAAAGGGCAACGCATTGAGTTACAGGCGACAACAGCCACCGTATACGGCGAAGCAGATGTTGATACCTATCCTTTGCAAAAAAAACGCCATTCCTTTGAATTTTTGCGGACTATTGGACATTTGCGATCGCGTACTAATTCTTTTGGCGCAGTTTTTCGGGTTAGAAACGCCTGTGCAACCGCCATTCACCAGTTTTTTCAACAACGGGGTTTTTTGTGGGTACATACGCCCATTATTACCAGCAGCGATTGCGAAGGCGCGGGGGAATTATTTACCGTAACTAACTTAGATTTAAAGAAAGTTCCGCTTACAGACAAGCAAGAAGTAGACTACAGCCAAGACTTTTTTGGCAAACCAGCTTATTTAACCGTAAGTGGACAGCTAGAAGCGGAAATTATGGCAATGGCTTTTAGTAATGTTTACACTTTTGCACCGACTTTTAGAGCCGAAAACTCTAATACTTCCAGGCATTTAGCAGAGTTTTGGATGGTAGAACCAGAAATGGCTTTTTGTAATCTGCAAGGAGATATGGATTTAGCCGAAGCATTTTTAAAGCACGTCTTTAAGTATGTGATGGAAACTTGCCCGGAAGACATGGAGTTTTTTAACGATCGCATTGATAAAACAGTCCTTGAAACCGCGCAAAATATTATTGACAATGAGTTTGAGCGTTTAACTTATACTGATGCGGTTTCACTTCTGGAAAAAGCTCCAGTAACTTTTGAGTATCCTGTAAGCTGGGGCTTAGACTTGCAATCGGAACACGAACGTTATTTAGCGGAGCAGTTATTTAAAAAACCTGCGATCGTCACTGATTACCCCGTAGGGATCAAAGCTTTCTATATGCGTTTAAACGATGATCAAAAAACCGTCAGCGCAATGGACATTTTAGCGCCCAAAATCGGCGAAATCATCGGCGGTTCGCAACGGGAAGAACGATTAGACGTATTAGAACAAAGAATGCGGAATCAAGGCTTGAATCCAGAGGATTTGTGGTGGTATTTAGATTTGCGCCGTTATGGTACAGTTCCCCATGCTGGTTTTGGTTTGGGTTTTGAGCGATTGGTGCAATTTATGACCGGAATGGCAAATATCCGCGATGTAATTCCTTTTCCCCGTACTCCATTAAGCGCAGAGTTTTAG
- a CDS encoding DUF6439 family protein — MPDFMLESTDCIKTSNLNDFSTLQLAQALSERLTISPNEWHKLKSNRKARSREQAAAALVFLLKDQPEEALLRLQQATAWLDRSISAPPCPSHGSTDLVK, encoded by the coding sequence ATGCCCGATTTTATGCTTGAAAGTACCGATTGTATCAAAACTTCTAACCTTAATGACTTCAGCACTCTGCAATTAGCCCAAGCTTTGAGTGAAAGGCTAACTATTTCTCCCAACGAATGGCACAAGTTAAAGTCTAATCGTAAAGCCCGTTCTAGAGAACAAGCGGCGGCGGCTTTGGTATTTTTGCTCAAAGATCAACCAGAAGAAGCTTTATTAAGACTACAACAAGCTACAGCATGGTTAGATCGCTCTATTTCTGCGCCTCCCTGTCCTAGTCATGGTTCAACAGACTTAGTTAAATAA
- a CDS encoding GTP-binding protein, translating into MSIRQTSSVPTTADSHINRARASIRQAQSWYSNNLRKANSQFSNADLLKKLKPELTVLNSSLNKLDSNVIAIAAFGLVSRGKSAVLNALLGQKILQTGPLNGVTQWCRSVQWVANDKIQVELIDTPGLDEIDGEARSQMAEDVARQADLILFIVAGDITQTEYQALCNLRQYQKPLILVFNKIDLYPDTDKQAIYNNLRELGATSGEMLPDEIVMVSAEPAPIEVRIEWANGEIGNEWETPSPQIDELKQKILNILNREGKSLLALNALVQVQKAQANIASKTVTERQQQAEDLIWKYTKYKAIAIALNPIAVIDLLAGFVTDLALIRALARLYNLPMTGYEAAKLLRIIIFSSGGLLVGELGSSLFWGLGKSTAAISSGENPLNLSTYAGAAAIQAGIAAYGCYAVGRAAQTYLERGGTWGQFGASTVIGEILASTEPNTIIYRLRQELLSLK; encoded by the coding sequence GTGAGCATTCGTCAAACTTCCTCTGTACCTACTACTGCGGACTCTCACATCAACCGCGCTCGTGCTAGTATCCGCCAAGCGCAATCTTGGTACTCTAATAATTTACGCAAAGCCAATTCACAATTTTCTAACGCAGACTTACTAAAAAAGCTAAAACCAGAACTAACAGTTTTAAACTCCTCTCTCAATAAACTAGACTCGAATGTAATTGCGATCGCCGCTTTTGGTTTAGTTAGTCGCGGTAAATCTGCCGTTTTAAACGCTTTACTCGGACAAAAAATCTTGCAAACTGGCCCTCTTAACGGTGTAACCCAATGGTGTCGCTCGGTGCAGTGGGTAGCCAACGATAAAATCCAAGTAGAGCTAATTGATACGCCAGGATTAGACGAAATTGACGGCGAAGCACGTAGCCAAATGGCAGAAGATGTAGCTCGTCAAGCCGACTTAATTTTGTTTATAGTGGCTGGCGATATAACCCAAACTGAGTATCAAGCCCTGTGCAACTTGCGTCAGTACCAGAAACCCCTAATATTGGTATTTAATAAAATCGATCTTTATCCCGATACTGATAAACAGGCAATTTACAATAATTTGCGAGAATTAGGAGCAACAAGCGGCGAAATGCTCCCCGATGAAATAGTTATGGTATCCGCCGAACCAGCCCCCATAGAAGTGCGTATAGAGTGGGCTAATGGCGAAATTGGCAACGAATGGGAAACACCTTCGCCGCAAATAGATGAATTAAAACAAAAAATTCTCAACATTCTCAATCGAGAAGGTAAAAGTCTTTTGGCGCTAAATGCTTTGGTACAAGTGCAAAAAGCCCAAGCAAACATTGCTTCTAAAACCGTAACCGAGCGCCAACAACAAGCAGAAGACTTAATCTGGAAATATACCAAATATAAGGCAATTGCGATCGCTCTCAATCCCATTGCTGTCATAGACTTATTGGCAGGATTTGTGACTGATTTAGCCTTAATTCGGGCTTTAGCACGGTTGTATAACTTGCCTATGACTGGTTACGAAGCCGCCAAGCTATTAAGAATAATCATATTTAGTTCCGGTGGCTTGCTCGTGGGTGAATTAGGTAGTAGTTTGTTTTGGGGATTGGGTAAAAGTACAGCCGCTATTTCTAGTGGGGAAAATCCCTTAAATCTTTCGACTTATGCAGGTGCGGCGGCGATTCAAGCCGGAATCGCCGCTTATGGTTGCTATGCTGTAGGACGAGCGGCGCAGACATACTTAGAACGCGGTGGTACTTGGGGACAATTTGGCGCTAGTACCGTAATTGGGGAAATTCTAGCTAGTACCGAGCCAAATACAATTATTTACCGCCTGCGGCAAGAATTATTGTCTTTGAAGTAA
- a CDS encoding type I restriction-modification system subunit M has protein sequence MDQSLQNKIVSFIWSIADDCLRDVYVRGKYRDVILPMFVLRRLDCLLEVTKEAVTEEVRFQREEAGFTTLDAIALQQASGYVFYNISDWTLKKLVKTATNNRQILDANFSAYLDGFSDNVKEIISKFDLRSQIKRMVQADVLLDVLEKFTSPYINLSPHDGLDPEGRRLPGLSNLGMGYVFEELIRKFNEENNEEAGEHFTPREVIKLMTHVLFIPVKDKLPAVILIYDGACGSGGMLTESEDFIKNPEGGVRFDAAVYLHGKEINGETYAICKSDMMIKGNDPEKIKFGSTLSTDEFAETKFDFMLSNPPYGKSYKSEQKFIFDGKDVLDPRFQVVLKNFKGVEETVAATPRSSDGQLLFLMDMVSKMKPLKDSALGSRIASVHNGSSLFTGDAGSGESNIRRYIIENDYLEAIIQLPNNLFYNTGITTYIWILSNNKAAHRRGKVQLIDASELYQKLRKNLGAKNCEFSAEHIDKITHLYLEMPNQGVSKVFDNSDFGYYKVTVERPLRLAAQFTPERLAALRFNSSLREVMEWVYEQWGEAIYSELAEHRAAIEVYLEQEGIDLDKKKREALLQIKTWETGRELLAVGEKLMSEVGQGLWLDFNEFLVKLEAAIKKLAIKLSASEKNQLVSAVSWRDEKAEKVVKKVHKLKDEALSDLLLEFDTSEDCLQDFGYWVGKKPGQWIEYESDSELRDTENVPLKDNIYDYFVREVRPHVDDAWMALDKTQIGYEISFNKYFYQHKSLRSLKEVTAEILTLEQETKGLLKKLVSFGEVE, from the coding sequence ATGGATCAATCACTACAAAATAAAATCGTTTCCTTTATTTGGTCAATTGCTGATGACTGTCTGCGCGATGTTTATGTGCGGGGTAAGTATCGAGATGTAATTTTGCCGATGTTTGTGTTGCGGCGGCTAGATTGCTTGCTGGAGGTGACGAAAGAAGCCGTTACAGAGGAAGTACGATTTCAGCGCGAGGAAGCTGGGTTTACAACATTGGATGCGATCGCACTACAACAGGCATCGGGCTATGTGTTTTACAATATCTCAGATTGGACTTTGAAAAAACTGGTTAAAACCGCCACAAATAACCGTCAGATTCTTGATGCCAATTTCAGCGCCTATTTAGATGGGTTTAGCGACAACGTTAAGGAAATTATTAGCAAATTTGACCTGCGAAGCCAAATAAAGCGCATGGTGCAAGCTGATGTGTTGTTAGATGTGCTGGAAAAATTTACTTCCCCTTATATCAATCTCAGTCCTCATGACGGGCTAGATCCAGAGGGGCGCAGATTGCCGGGTTTGAGCAATTTGGGTATGGGTTATGTGTTTGAAGAATTGATTCGCAAGTTTAATGAAGAAAATAACGAGGAAGCGGGAGAACATTTTACCCCCCGTGAGGTTATTAAGTTAATGACGCACGTATTATTTATCCCTGTAAAAGATAAGTTGCCTGCGGTGATTTTAATCTATGACGGGGCTTGCGGTTCTGGGGGAATGCTTACGGAGTCTGAAGACTTTATTAAAAACCCCGAAGGCGGGGTGCGTTTTGATGCGGCGGTTTATCTTCATGGGAAGGAGATAAACGGCGAAACTTACGCGATTTGTAAGTCTGACATGATGATTAAAGGCAACGATCCAGAGAAGATTAAGTTCGGTTCAACGCTTTCTACCGATGAGTTTGCGGAGACGAAGTTTGATTTTATGCTGTCAAACCCGCCTTACGGCAAGTCTTACAAATCGGAGCAGAAGTTTATTTTTGATGGTAAGGATGTTCTCGATCCGCGCTTTCAGGTGGTGCTAAAAAACTTCAAGGGTGTTGAGGAAACCGTTGCAGCAACGCCGCGATCGTCGGATGGGCAATTGCTATTTTTGATGGATATGGTTAGCAAGATGAAGCCGCTAAAAGATAGCGCTTTGGGGTCGAGAATTGCATCGGTGCATAATGGTTCGTCGCTGTTTACGGGGGATGCGGGGAGCGGAGAAAGTAATATTCGCCGTTACATTATTGAAAATGATTATTTGGAAGCAATTATTCAGTTGCCGAATAATTTGTTTTATAACACGGGAATTACTACTTATATTTGGATATTGTCGAATAATAAAGCCGCTCATCGCCGGGGAAAGGTGCAACTAATTGATGCTTCGGAGCTTTATCAGAAGTTGCGGAAGAATTTGGGGGCGAAAAATTGCGAGTTTTCGGCTGAACATATTGATAAAATTACTCACCTTTATTTGGAGATGCCTAACCAAGGTGTTTCTAAAGTGTTTGATAATAGCGATTTTGGTTATTACAAAGTTACTGTAGAGCGTCCGTTGCGGTTGGCGGCGCAGTTTACCCCCGAAAGGTTGGCGGCGCTGCGGTTTAATTCGTCTTTGCGGGAGGTAATGGAGTGGGTGTACGAGCAATGGGGAGAGGCTATTTACAGCGAGTTGGCAGAGCATAGAGCCGCTATTGAGGTTTATTTGGAGCAAGAAGGCATTGACCTTGATAAGAAAAAACGGGAGGCGCTACTACAAATCAAAACTTGGGAAACTGGACGCGAGCTATTGGCGGTGGGCGAAAAGCTGATGAGCGAGGTAGGACAAGGGCTGTGGCTGGATTTTAATGAGTTTTTGGTAAAACTAGAGGCGGCTATTAAAAAGCTGGCTATTAAGCTTTCTGCTAGTGAGAAAAATCAGCTAGTAAGTGCGGTAAGTTGGCGCGATGAAAAGGCGGAAAAGGTAGTTAAGAAGGTTCACAAGTTAAAGGATGAGGCGTTGAGCGATTTGTTGCTGGAATTTGACACCAGCGAGGATTGTTTGCAAGATTTTGGTTACTGGGTAGGGAAAAAGCCGGGACAGTGGATTGAGTACGAGTCAGACAGCGAACTAAGAGACACTGAAAATGTGCCGTTGAAAGATAATATTTATGATTACTTTGTCCGCGAGGTGCGCCCCCATGTAGATGATGCGTGGATGGCGTTAGATAAAACCCAGATTGGCTATGAGATTAGCTTTAATAAATATTTCTATCAACATAAGTCGTTGCGAAGTCTTAAGGAAGTGACGGCGGAGATTTTGACGTTGGAACAAGAGACAAAAGGATTATTAAAGAAGTTGGTGAGTTTTGGGGAGGTTGAGTAA
- a CDS encoding DUF2283 domain-containing protein: protein MNIKFDEQADALYIKLNNSEIIDSEEILDSVTCDYGINDTIVGVEVINVKQQPIDLYKKIAHLFSVEELGNLKEFFNQKRVLLN from the coding sequence ATGAATATTAAGTTTGATGAGCAAGCAGACGCGCTTTACATAAAATTAAACAATTCCGAAATTATCGACTCTGAGGAAATTTTGGATAGCGTTACTTGTGACTATGGTATAAACGACACAATCGTAGGTGTTGAGGTTATTAATGTAAAGCAACAACCTATAGATTTATATAAAAAAATTGCCCATCTTTTTAGCGTTGAAGAATTAGGCAATTTGAAAGAGTTTTTCAATCAAAAACGGGTGTTGCTGAATTAG
- a CDS encoding ATP-binding protein: MITISPRPVGRNCSTISFASTLYLCPILDLLLAEVPEKWHAELRLGLQEALVNAAKHGNKLDPGKVVIVRFFLANEFYWWEIVDQGRGFKPDCKCDRDRTDYLPPETSENGRGTFLLKTIFDQVHWNEEGTELRLCKQMSRLRFPLFN, from the coding sequence GTGATTACTATTTCACCACGTCCAGTCGGACGCAATTGCAGCACGATTAGCTTTGCCTCAACTCTATACCTTTGCCCAATTTTAGATTTACTTTTGGCAGAAGTGCCGGAAAAATGGCACGCCGAACTAAGATTAGGATTGCAAGAAGCTTTAGTCAACGCCGCCAAACATGGCAATAAGCTTGATCCCGGCAAAGTTGTAATTGTCCGCTTTTTCTTAGCTAACGAATTCTATTGGTGGGAAATTGTCGATCAAGGTCGTGGATTTAAACCCGATTGTAAATGCGATCGCGATCGCACCGACTATTTACCCCCAGAAACTTCAGAAAATGGTCGCGGAACGTTCTTATTAAAAACAATTTTTGACCAAGTACATTGGAATGAAGAAGGGACAGAGTTGAGATTGTGCAAGCAAATGTCCCGTTTGCGCTTTCCTTTATTTAACTAA
- a CDS encoding uracil-xanthine permease family protein yields the protein MVCVYNIPQLKLKPSYRSLGYDRKNMAQRKEIGILQESELPEAQGFPDLSATGSELIYGLYDRPPIVESFFVAVQHVLAAFVGIVTPPLIICTSLGLDPANTSFIISMSLLASGICTFIQCKTFGPVGSGLLSLQGTSFAFLGAILGVANTAIQAGRTPEQALSLIFGVCFFGAFANVMLSRFLHLLSKIVTPIVSGTLVMLIGISLLKTGITSLAGGTVALQNNTFANAQNMAVGGGVFLIVIVLTLAKNQYIRMGAIAIGLLIGYIFAAFMGMVNFSVFSTLSLISLPVPFRYGMSFEFSALIPFLILYPLTAIESVGDLTATSMVSKEPIAGPVYIRRIKAGVLADGLNSSLAALLNTFPITTFSQNTGVIQMTGVGSRYVGFFVAGILAVLGLLPIVSGAFQSIPQPVLGGATTVMFGSIAVAGVKIIASENLDRRSTIIIAVSLALGLGVVFVPELFNNQPAIIKNMFASATSTGGLTAILLSWLLPPNPTPAASSVVAEDGEIVDI from the coding sequence ATGGTTTGTGTATACAATATACCTCAACTTAAACTTAAGCCTAGTTATAGAAGCTTGGGATACGATCGCAAAAATATGGCACAGCGAAAAGAAATTGGTATTTTGCAGGAATCTGAATTACCTGAAGCTCAAGGTTTTCCAGACCTATCAGCAACGGGTTCGGAACTGATCTACGGACTGTATGACAGACCGCCGATAGTCGAGTCGTTTTTTGTTGCTGTACAGCACGTTTTAGCAGCCTTCGTCGGCATTGTCACACCACCACTAATCATTTGCACCAGTTTAGGACTCGATCCTGCTAACACCAGTTTCATTATTAGTATGTCGCTGCTTGCCTCTGGCATTTGCACCTTTATTCAATGTAAAACCTTTGGCCCTGTAGGATCGGGTTTACTCAGTTTGCAGGGAACTAGCTTTGCATTTCTTGGTGCTATCTTGGGTGTGGCAAATACTGCTATTCAAGCCGGAAGAACACCAGAGCAGGCGCTGTCTCTGATTTTTGGCGTTTGCTTTTTTGGTGCGTTTGCCAATGTAATGCTAAGTCGTTTTTTGCATCTGCTTAGTAAAATAGTCACACCGATCGTATCGGGAACTTTGGTAATGCTAATTGGAATAAGCTTACTCAAAACAGGTATTACCAGTCTAGCGGGCGGCACGGTGGCTTTACAGAACAATACTTTTGCCAATGCTCAAAATATGGCGGTGGGTGGCGGCGTATTTTTGATCGTGATTGTGCTAACGCTTGCCAAAAATCAGTATATTCGGATGGGAGCGATCGCTATTGGGTTGCTTATTGGCTATATCTTCGCCGCATTCATGGGTATGGTCAATTTTAGTGTTTTCAGCACGCTTTCACTTATTAGTTTGCCTGTTCCCTTTCGCTACGGCATGAGTTTTGAATTTAGCGCCCTGATTCCTTTTCTAATTCTCTACCCACTGACTGCTATTGAATCTGTAGGTGACCTGACTGCAACCTCAATGGTTTCTAAAGAACCCATCGCCGGCCCTGTTTACATCCGCCGCATCAAGGCTGGAGTGTTAGCAGACGGTCTAAACTCCTCTTTAGCAGCATTGCTCAATACCTTTCCTATCACCACTTTTAGCCAAAACACGGGTGTGATTCAAATGACGGGTGTAGGCAGTCGTTATGTGGGATTTTTTGTTGCAGGTATTTTGGCGGTATTAGGACTGTTGCCGATTGTTAGCGGTGCTTTCCAATCCATTCCCCAACCAGTTTTAGGCGGAGCAACTACGGTCATGTTTGGCTCGATTGCCGTTGCTGGAGTCAAAATTATTGCATCAGAAAATTTAGACCGTCGCTCCACCATTATCATTGCAGTTTCGTTAGCGTTGGGATTAGGTGTGGTGTTCGTACCAGAATTGTTTAATAATCAGCCTGCCATTATCAAAAATATGTTTGCTTCGGCGACTTCAACGGGTGGTTTAACTGCCATTTTGCTCAGTTGGTTGTTACCCCCAAATCCAACACCTGCTGCTAGTTCAGTAGTGGCAGAAGACGGAGAGATTGTAGATATTTAG
- a CDS encoding type II toxin-antitoxin system VapC family toxin, with protein MSAVVADTHTIIWYLQNSEKLSPDATLALDGAINNGYAIYISAISIVEITYLVEKSKIPEIALEQLLQALSDPNVGLVVAPMDLLVAESLANIPRLTVPEMGDRIIAATALCLGLPLVTKDCKIRALSVIQTIW; from the coding sequence ATGAGCGCGGTAGTTGCTGATACTCATACAATTATTTGGTATTTGCAAAACTCCGAAAAGTTATCACCGGATGCCACATTAGCTCTCGATGGCGCAATTAATAATGGTTATGCAATTTATATATCAGCAATTTCAATTGTAGAAATAACCTACCTAGTTGAAAAAAGTAAGATTCCTGAAATAGCCCTAGAACAACTTTTACAGGCTCTAAGCGATCCTAATGTTGGTTTAGTTGTTGCACCAATGGATCTGTTAGTAGCTGAGTCTTTAGCTAACATTCCTCGCCTAACTGTTCCTGAAATGGGCGATCGCATTATTGCCGCTACAGCACTTTGCCTTGGTTTACCTTTGGTTACGAAAGATTGCAAAATCAGAGCGCTATCAGTTATTCAGACCATCTGGTGA